DNA from Parageobacillus thermoglucosidasius:
CTTCGTCATCAACGACAAACAGCGTGCCGACATCTTCAAGAAACATGGTGACAATCGCATCATATACACTAACATTTTCATTGACAACAACTGGAATCGATTGGTAATCTTCTACTTTTATCTTTTTTATTTTATCAGCAAGCAGCTGAGAACCGGTTTTCCCTGTATAAAAATATCCCACCCGGGGCCGCGCTTCCAAATATCCGGCCATCGTTAATATCGCTAAGTCCGGACGCAATGTCGCTCTTGTTAAATTCAATTTTTCCGCAATGCTCTCCCCCGTAATCGGGCCATGATCTTTGACGATTTGCAAAATTTGCTCTTGGCGTTTATTCAGTTCGATTGTTGCTCACCACCTTACTGAAAGCTATAACACGCTATCGTCTTCTAAATTTATTATACTATACTCCTGTTTTTCAGCAGGAAATTTTGCCTTCCGAAAATGACGGCATCGCATCTTTTTTCGTCAGCCGTTCCCGCTTTCGCTTTCTGCCTGATGTTTGCGGGAGCCGCTGACCTTTTTTAGTTCATCAATTTGCATTAAAAACCGTTTTGTTTTTAACGATAGACCTGAGTACTCATCGTAGTAAGAGGAAAGAACCGAGCGAAGCTCTTTTTTTGTTTCCTCTTTGACCGAAATCGCACCAAGCCTTGATAAATCCATATAGTAAAACAAACGCAATAATCTCACGGCGGCTGCAGAAAGCGGAATTCGATGCGGATCGTATTGCTCGCAACGATGGCAAAGAAATCCAGCTTCTTTTATTGAAAAGGAAAACTTTCCTTCTGTCCGGCCGCATATGGCGCAATAATCCAACTTAGGCGGAATGCCCATTACGGACAACATTTTCGTTTCATAAATGCTAGCGAGGATTTCTAAATCGCGGCCCTCATTCATATATTGTAACGTCTGCAAAAGCAGTTCAAACAAATACGGATTGCGCTGATGTTCTTCCGTTATTTTATCAGTCAG
Protein-coding regions in this window:
- a CDS encoding helix-turn-helix transcriptional regulator, which encodes MQIVKDHGPITGESIAEKLNLTRATLRPDLAILTMAGYLEARPRVGYFYTGKTGSQLLADKIKKIKVEDYQSIPVVVNENVSVYDAIVTMFLEDVGTLFVVDDEALLAGVLSRKDLLRASIGKQELTTIPVNIIMTRMPNVAVCYKDDPLIEVAERLIEKQIDAMPVVRKTEKGYEVIGRITKTNMTKAFVALAKDDLL
- the recO gene encoding DNA repair protein RecO, with the protein product MFEKCEAIVIRATDYGETNKIVTFFTREWGKVAAMARGAKKPSSRLSAVTQLFTYGYYLIQRSRGVGVLQQGDIIDSMRATREDIFTAAYASYIVELTDKITEEHQRNPYLFELLLQTLQYMNEGRDLEILASIYETKMLSVMGIPPKLDYCAICGRTEGKFSFSIKEAGFLCHRCEQYDPHRIPLSAAAVRLLRLFYYMDLSRLGAISVKEETKKELRSVLSSYYDEYSGLSLKTKRFLMQIDELKKVSGSRKHQAESESGNG